A part of Larkinella insperata genomic DNA contains:
- the rpoC gene encoding DNA-directed RNA polymerase subunit beta', with the protein MSFKKNKKLNSDFSRVLISLASPESILESSYGEVTQPETINYRTYKPEMGGLFCERIFGPVKDWECHCGKYKRIRYKGIICDRCGVEVTEKKVRRERMGHIELVVPVAHIWYFRSLPNKIGYLLGLSTKKLDQIIYYERYVVVQPGIKGEDGVQELDFLTEDEYLDIVDKLPSGNQLLPDSDPQKFIAKMGAEALELLLSRVDLDELSYNLRHAAATDTSQQRKAEALKRLKVVEAFRDANTRVENRPEWMVIRMVPVIPPELRPLVPLDGGRFATSDLNDLYRRVIIRNNRLKRLIEIKAPEVILRNEKRMLQEAVDSLFDNSRKVNAVRSEGNRALKSLSDMLKGKQGRFRQNLLGKRVDYSGRSVIVVGPELKLHECGLPKDMAAELFKPFIIRKLIERGIVKTVKSAKKIVDRKDPIIWDILENVLKGHPVLLNRAPTLHRLGIQAFQPKLIEGKAIQLHPLVCTAFNADFDGDQMAVHVPLGQEAILEASMLMLASHNILNPANGAPITVPSQDMVLGLYYVTKGRRSTPEYPIVGEGMTFYGPEEVIIAINEKKLSKHANIKVRTQVRNEKGELETKLIETVAGRVLFNQSVPTEVGYINELLTKKKLQQIIAHIFKIAGGSKTAQFLDDIKELGFQMAFKGGLSIGLSDVKVPDAKEKLIEEAKQEVEGVWNNYLMGLITENERYNQVIDIWTRVNSRITETLMKQLEADQQGFNSIFMMMHSGARGSREQIRQLGGMRGLMAKPQKNLQGSVGEIIENPILSNFKEGLDVLEYFISTHGARKGLADTALKTADAGYLTRRLHDVAQDVIITEDDCGTLRGLQISALKDNEDVVEPLSERILGRVTVHDVYNPLTKELIVAGGSEINEEIAASIDETSIETVEIRSVLTCEAKKGVCAKCYGRNLATGRMVDIGEAVGVIASQSIGEPGTQLTLRTFHVGGTASNIAVDASIRAKFDGIVQFEEMRTVESVDNEGNPITVVMGRSGEVKIVDPANPNLILISNNVPYGAFLRVKENQPVKKGDELCAWDPYNAVILSELTGKVEFEAIEEAITYREEFDEQTGFQEMVIIESRDKTKNPAIVVKGTSTLLEDTTEKGYNLPVSARLVVKNGQDIKAGQPVAKIPRNVGKTRDITGGLPRVTELFEARNPSNPAVVSEIDGVVTYGTIKRGNREIFIESKDGTKKKYLVPLSKHILVQDNDFVRAGDPLSDGAITPSDILSIKGPTAVQEYLVNEIQEVYRLQGVKINDKHIEAIVRQMMQKVEIMDAGDTIFLDMQSVDKWTFRTENDKIMNMKVVTDPGDSDSLKAGQIISVRRLRDENSSLKRRDMKIVEVRDAMPAVSQPTLQGITQASLGTESFLSAASFQETTKVLSEASIRGKADYLEGLKENVLVGHLIPAGTGARRYNNIIVNSKEEYESFVETREKFTRTKKRETV; encoded by the coding sequence ATGTCATTCAAAAAGAATAAGAAGCTCAACAGCGACTTTTCCAGAGTGCTGATCAGCCTGGCCTCGCCCGAGTCCATTCTGGAGAGTTCGTATGGTGAAGTGACGCAACCGGAGACGATCAACTACCGGACTTACAAGCCCGAAATGGGCGGTTTGTTCTGTGAGCGGATCTTCGGCCCGGTTAAAGACTGGGAGTGTCATTGTGGTAAGTACAAACGTATTCGCTACAAAGGCATTATCTGCGATCGCTGTGGGGTCGAAGTGACGGAGAAGAAAGTGCGTCGGGAACGGATGGGTCATATTGAGCTGGTTGTTCCAGTGGCACACATCTGGTATTTCCGGAGCCTTCCCAATAAAATTGGATACCTGCTCGGCCTTTCAACCAAGAAGCTCGATCAGATTATCTACTACGAACGGTATGTTGTTGTTCAACCGGGTATCAAGGGCGAAGACGGCGTTCAGGAACTGGACTTCTTGACGGAAGATGAGTACCTGGATATTGTTGATAAACTGCCGAGTGGCAACCAACTGCTGCCGGATTCTGATCCGCAGAAGTTTATTGCAAAAATGGGTGCGGAAGCGCTCGAACTGCTGCTGTCGCGGGTAGATCTGGACGAATTGTCGTATAACCTGCGTCACGCTGCGGCTACAGATACATCACAACAACGGAAAGCAGAAGCGTTGAAACGGCTGAAAGTTGTTGAGGCCTTCCGGGATGCCAACACCCGCGTCGAAAACCGGCCGGAATGGATGGTGATTCGGATGGTGCCCGTTATTCCACCGGAACTGCGTCCGCTCGTCCCTCTGGATGGGGGCCGTTTTGCAACTTCCGACTTGAATGACCTGTATCGCCGGGTGATCATCCGGAATAACCGTCTGAAGCGTCTGATTGAAATTAAAGCGCCGGAAGTTATTCTACGGAACGAAAAGCGGATGTTGCAGGAAGCCGTCGATTCGCTGTTTGACAACTCACGGAAGGTCAACGCCGTTCGTTCGGAAGGAAACCGGGCCCTGAAGTCGCTGTCCGACATGCTGAAAGGAAAGCAGGGACGGTTCCGGCAAAACCTGCTCGGTAAACGGGTCGACTATTCAGGTCGTTCGGTAATCGTTGTAGGTCCTGAATTAAAACTGCACGAGTGCGGTCTGCCCAAAGACATGGCGGCTGAGTTGTTCAAGCCGTTTATCATCCGTAAGCTGATCGAGCGCGGTATTGTCAAAACCGTAAAATCAGCGAAGAAAATCGTTGACCGGAAAGACCCGATTATCTGGGATATTCTGGAAAACGTACTGAAGGGCCACCCGGTTCTGCTGAACCGGGCTCCAACGCTGCACCGATTAGGTATTCAGGCTTTCCAGCCGAAACTGATCGAGGGAAAAGCAATTCAGCTGCACCCGCTCGTTTGTACGGCTTTCAACGCTGACTTTGACGGTGACCAGATGGCCGTTCACGTTCCGCTGGGACAGGAAGCCATCCTGGAAGCGTCAATGCTCATGTTGGCGTCGCATAACATCCTGAACCCGGCCAACGGTGCGCCGATTACTGTACCGTCGCAGGACATGGTGTTGGGCTTATATTACGTAACGAAAGGGCGCCGGAGTACACCGGAATATCCGATTGTTGGTGAAGGCATGACGTTCTACGGACCTGAAGAAGTCATTATCGCCATCAACGAAAAGAAACTTTCGAAACACGCGAATATCAAAGTCCGGACGCAGGTTCGGAATGAGAAAGGGGAACTTGAAACAAAACTGATCGAAACGGTTGCGGGTCGGGTTCTGTTCAACCAATCCGTTCCAACTGAAGTCGGTTACATCAATGAACTGCTGACCAAGAAAAAACTGCAGCAGATCATTGCCCATATCTTTAAAATTGCCGGTGGTTCAAAAACGGCTCAGTTCCTTGATGATATCAAGGAGCTTGGCTTCCAGATGGCGTTCAAAGGTGGTTTGTCAATTGGTCTGAGCGACGTAAAAGTCCCGGATGCAAAAGAGAAACTGATCGAAGAGGCCAAGCAGGAAGTAGAAGGCGTTTGGAACAACTACCTGATGGGTCTGATCACGGAAAACGAGCGGTATAACCAGGTAATTGATATCTGGACGCGCGTTAACAGCCGGATTACGGAAACCCTGATGAAGCAGTTGGAAGCCGATCAGCAGGGCTTTAACTCGATCTTCATGATGATGCACTCCGGTGCACGGGGGTCCCGCGAACAGATTCGTCAGTTGGGCGGTATGCGGGGTCTGATGGCCAAACCGCAGAAGAACCTGCAAGGTTCAGTCGGTGAGATCATCGAAAACCCGATTCTGTCGAACTTCAAAGAAGGTCTGGACGTATTGGAATACTTCATCTCGACGCACGGTGCACGGAAAGGTTTGGCGGATACGGCTTTGAAAACGGCCGATGCCGGTTACCTGACACGTCGTCTGCACGACGTTGCGCAGGATGTGATTATCACAGAAGATGATTGCGGTACGCTCCGGGGTCTGCAGATCTCGGCCCTGAAAGATAATGAGGATGTTGTCGAACCATTGTCAGAGCGTATCCTGGGCCGGGTAACGGTTCATGATGTATACAATCCGCTGACGAAAGAGCTGATTGTAGCTGGTGGTAGCGAGATCAACGAAGAAATTGCGGCATCTATCGACGAAACCAGTATCGAAACCGTTGAAATCCGGTCGGTATTGACCTGTGAAGCCAAGAAAGGCGTTTGTGCAAAATGCTACGGTCGGAACCTGGCAACGGGTCGGATGGTCGACATTGGTGAAGCCGTAGGGGTCATTGCTTCGCAATCCATCGGTGAGCCAGGGACGCAGTTGACGCTTCGTACCTTCCACGTGGGTGGTACGGCTTCTAACATCGCGGTTGACGCTTCGATCCGGGCTAAATTTGACGGTATCGTTCAGTTCGAAGAAATGCGGACGGTTGAATCCGTTGACAACGAAGGTAACCCGATTACGGTCGTTATGGGTCGTTCTGGCGAGGTGAAGATCGTTGATCCGGCTAATCCGAACCTGATTTTGATTAGTAACAACGTTCCGTATGGTGCTTTCCTGCGCGTAAAAGAAAATCAGCCGGTTAAGAAGGGTGATGAACTTTGTGCCTGGGATCCGTACAACGCCGTTATCTTATCCGAACTGACGGGTAAAGTGGAATTTGAAGCGATTGAAGAAGCAATTACCTACCGGGAGGAGTTTGACGAACAGACTGGCTTCCAGGAAATGGTGATCATCGAAAGCCGCGATAAAACCAAAAACCCGGCAATCGTTGTAAAAGGCACCAGCACGCTGCTGGAAGATACGACGGAGAAAGGGTATAACCTGCCAGTAAGTGCTCGTCTGGTCGTTAAAAACGGCCAGGACATCAAAGCCGGTCAGCCGGTGGCGAAAATTCCGCGTAACGTTGGTAAAACCCGCGATATTACGGGTGGTCTGCCACGGGTAACAGAATTGTTCGAAGCGCGTAATCCGTCGAACCCGGCGGTTGTCAGCGAAATCGACGGTGTTGTTACTTACGGTACGATCAAACGGGGTAACCGCGAGATCTTTATCGAGTCGAAAGACGGTACGAAGAAGAAATACCTGGTACCGTTGTCGAAACACATTCTGGTGCAGGATAACGACTTCGTACGGGCGGGCGATCCGCTGTCGGATGGCGCCATTACGCCGTCAGACATCCTGTCGATCAAAGGACCGACCGCGGTGCAGGAGTACCTGGTGAATGAAATTCAGGAAGTATACCGTCTGCAAGGTGTGAAAATCAACGATAAGCACATTGAAGCGATTGTTCGTCAGATGATGCAAAAAGTTGAGATCATGGACGCTGGCGACACGATCTTCCTGGATATGCAATCGGTGGATAAGTGGACATTCCGGACGGAAAACGACAAGATCATGAACATGAAAGTCGTTACGGATCCGGGTGATTCAGATTCCCTGAAAGCTGGTCAGATCATCTCGGTCCGTCGTCTGCGCGATGAAAACTCCAGCCTGAAACGTCGGGATATGAAGATTGTCGAAGTACGGGATGCCATGCCGGCGGTTTCACAGCCGACCCTGCAGGGTATTACGCAAGCTTCTCTGGGTACAGAAAGCTTCCTGTCGGCCGCTTCATTCCAAGAAACGACCAAAGTATTGAGTGAGGCTTCCATCCGCGGTAAAGCCGACTATCTGGAAGGATTGAAGGAAAACGTGTTGGTGGGTCACCTGATCCCGGCTGGTACGGGTGCACGGCGGTACAACAACATTATCGTCAATTCAAAAGAGGAATACGAATCGTTTGTTGAAACCCGTGAGAAGTTTACACGGACTAAAAAACGGGAAACGGTTTAA
- the rpoB gene encoding DNA-directed RNA polymerase subunit beta: protein MATKTTARISFAKIKPVIEYPDFLDVQIQSFQDFFQLDTPSDNRSKEGLFKVFQENFPISDSRENFVLEFIDYSVDPPKYSVDECIDRGLTYSVPLKAKLRLSCNDADNEDFETIEQEVFLGNIPYMTAKGSFVINGAERVIVSQLHRSPGVFFSMSKHTNGTKLYSARIIPFKGSWIEFSTDVNNVMYAYIDRKKKFPVTTLLRAIGFGSDKEILDLFGLSEEIPATPANLKKIVGRRLAARVLRTWTEDFVDEDTGEVVSISRNEVLMERDSVVTSDHIDTITDSGQKSIILHKEDMNVADYNIIYNTLQKDSSNSEKEAVEQIYRQLRNTEAPDEQTAREIIQSLFFSDKRYDLGDVGRYRINKKLGLDVAADTKVLTTEDIVSIVKYLIGLINSKAVVDDIDHLSNRRVRTVGEQLYAQFGVGLARMARTIKERMNVRDNEDFKPVDLINARTLSSVINSFFGTNQLSQFMDQTNPLAEVTHKRRMSALGPGGLSRERAGFEVRDVHYTHYGRLCTIETPEGPNIGLISSLCVYAKVNSMGFIETPYRIIESGQVAQDQPVKYLTAEEEDTHYIAQANTTVDTQGTLTGDRIKSRFEGDFPMSEPTSVTYMDIAPNQIVSVAASMIPFLEHDDANRALMGSNMQRQAVPLLRPQAPIVGTGLEGRVAIDSRALVIAEEDGVIDFVDSTKIVVRYDLADDQRLVSFDDDLKTYDLIKFRRTNQDTCINLKPMVLKGQKVKKGEPLCEGYATEGGELALGRNMKVAFMPWQGYNFEDAIVISERVVREDIFTSIHIEEFELEVRDTKRGEEELTAEIPNVSEETVRNLDENGIVRVGTEVKEGDILIGKITPKGESDPTPEEKLLRAIFGDKAGDVKDASKKAPPSLKGVVIDTKLFSRPNKDERSKHKDEIKALMKRYSRELVGVREKMINKMSTLLEGKTSQGINHKFGDNITSKGVKFTRKNISDNLFPDKNPYRDESSYSVPEEVNLLGDLLIEGWTDDPHTNKLLTQMVKNYNNRRNEITGRFKRERFTLEVGDELPAGIVKLAKVYVAKKRKLKVGDKMAGRHGNKGVVARIVRDEDMPFLQDGTPVDIVLNPLGVPSRMNLGQIYETVLGWAGLKLGRKYATPIFDGATEDQVVAELDAAGLPSFGRTYLYDGLSGERFDQPVTVGVIYMLKLGHLVDDKMHARSIGPYSLITQQPLGGKAQFGGQRFGEMEVWALEAFGASHILQEILTVKSDDVVGRAKAYEAIVKGENLPKPNIPESFNVLVHELRGLALEVTMD from the coding sequence TTGGCTACGAAAACAACTGCGCGTATAAGCTTTGCGAAAATCAAACCAGTGATCGAATATCCGGATTTTTTGGATGTTCAGATACAATCTTTCCAAGATTTTTTTCAGTTAGACACCCCTTCTGATAATCGTTCGAAAGAAGGTTTGTTTAAAGTTTTTCAAGAAAATTTTCCGATATCAGATTCCCGCGAAAATTTTGTGCTGGAATTCATTGATTATTCGGTTGATCCCCCTAAATATTCCGTCGATGAGTGTATCGATCGGGGTCTGACGTATTCGGTACCGCTGAAAGCTAAATTACGGCTTTCATGCAACGATGCCGATAACGAAGACTTCGAGACAATCGAGCAGGAAGTGTTTTTGGGTAACATCCCTTATATGACGGCGAAAGGCTCGTTCGTCATTAACGGAGCAGAACGGGTAATTGTTTCTCAATTGCACCGTTCACCGGGTGTGTTCTTCTCGATGAGCAAACACACCAATGGAACGAAGTTGTATTCAGCACGGATTATCCCGTTTAAAGGATCCTGGATAGAATTCTCGACCGACGTTAACAATGTCATGTATGCCTACATCGACCGGAAAAAGAAATTTCCAGTTACGACGCTGCTGCGGGCAATTGGCTTTGGTTCGGATAAGGAAATTCTTGATCTGTTCGGTTTATCTGAAGAAATACCGGCAACTCCAGCCAACCTAAAGAAAATCGTTGGCCGTCGGTTGGCCGCGCGGGTTTTGCGGACTTGGACGGAAGACTTTGTGGATGAGGATACGGGTGAAGTAGTATCAATTAGCCGGAATGAGGTCCTGATGGAACGCGACTCGGTTGTTACTTCCGATCACATCGATACCATTACCGACTCCGGTCAGAAATCGATCATCCTGCATAAGGAGGATATGAACGTAGCGGATTATAATATCATTTATAATACGCTGCAAAAAGATAGCTCCAACTCAGAAAAAGAAGCTGTTGAGCAGATCTACCGCCAGCTTCGGAACACGGAGGCACCAGATGAGCAAACCGCCCGTGAGATCATTCAGAGTTTGTTCTTCTCGGACAAACGCTATGACCTGGGTGATGTAGGTCGCTACCGGATCAACAAAAAACTGGGTCTGGATGTAGCCGCTGACACCAAAGTATTGACGACGGAAGATATCGTTTCCATCGTGAAGTACCTGATCGGTCTGATCAACTCCAAAGCCGTTGTTGATGATATTGACCACCTGAGCAACCGGCGCGTCCGGACGGTAGGGGAGCAATTGTACGCGCAATTTGGTGTAGGTCTGGCGCGGATGGCCCGGACCATCAAAGAACGGATGAACGTTCGTGATAACGAAGACTTCAAGCCGGTTGATCTGATCAACGCCCGGACGCTGTCTTCGGTGATCAACTCGTTCTTTGGAACAAACCAGCTGTCGCAATTCATGGACCAGACGAATCCGCTGGCCGAAGTGACGCATAAGCGTCGGATGTCGGCACTCGGACCCGGTGGTCTGTCGCGCGAACGGGCCGGTTTCGAGGTTCGTGACGTTCACTACACGCACTACGGACGTCTGTGTACGATTGAAACGCCGGAAGGACCGAACATCGGTTTGATTTCGTCGCTTTGCGTGTACGCAAAAGTAAACAGTATGGGCTTTATCGAAACCCCGTACCGGATTATCGAAAGCGGCCAGGTAGCGCAGGATCAACCCGTGAAATACCTGACGGCTGAAGAGGAAGATACGCATTACATTGCTCAGGCCAATACAACCGTTGATACGCAAGGCACGCTGACCGGCGACCGGATCAAGTCACGTTTTGAAGGTGACTTCCCGATGTCGGAGCCGACAAGCGTTACTTACATGGATATTGCGCCGAACCAGATCGTTTCGGTGGCGGCTTCGATGATTCCGTTCCTGGAGCATGATGATGCTAACCGGGCCTTGATGGGATCAAACATGCAACGGCAGGCGGTTCCGCTGCTGCGGCCACAGGCTCCCATTGTCGGAACGGGTCTGGAAGGACGGGTTGCGATCGATTCACGGGCATTGGTGATTGCTGAGGAAGACGGTGTTATCGATTTCGTGGATTCAACCAAGATTGTGGTTCGCTACGATCTGGCCGATGATCAGCGTCTGGTTAGCTTTGACGATGATCTGAAAACCTACGACCTAATTAAATTCCGCCGGACGAACCAGGATACGTGCATCAACCTGAAGCCGATGGTGCTGAAAGGTCAGAAAGTAAAGAAAGGCGAACCGCTTTGCGAAGGATACGCAACAGAAGGTGGTGAGCTGGCCTTGGGTCGGAACATGAAAGTCGCTTTCATGCCCTGGCAGGGATACAACTTTGAGGATGCCATTGTAATCTCGGAGCGGGTTGTTCGTGAAGATATCTTTACCTCAATCCACATCGAAGAGTTTGAACTCGAAGTACGGGATACCAAACGTGGTGAAGAGGAGCTGACCGCGGAAATTCCGAACGTTTCAGAAGAAACCGTTCGCAACCTGGATGAGAACGGTATTGTCCGTGTCGGTACGGAAGTGAAGGAAGGCGATATCCTGATTGGCAAGATTACGCCGAAAGGAGAAAGTGATCCTACGCCGGAAGAAAAACTGCTCCGCGCCATCTTTGGTGACAAAGCCGGTGACGTGAAAGATGCTTCCAAAAAAGCACCGCCGTCGCTGAAAGGAGTAGTTATCGATACGAAGCTGTTCTCCCGCCCGAACAAAGATGAGCGTTCGAAGCATAAGGATGAGATCAAGGCCTTGATGAAACGCTACAGCCGGGAGTTGGTCGGTGTTCGCGAGAAGATGATCAACAAGATGTCGACGTTGCTGGAAGGCAAAACGTCACAAGGCATCAACCACAAGTTCGGCGATAACATCACGAGCAAAGGTGTTAAGTTTACCCGGAAAAATATCTCTGACAACCTGTTCCCGGATAAAAACCCGTACCGCGACGAAAGTAGCTACTCGGTACCGGAGGAAGTCAACCTGCTGGGGGATTTGCTGATCGAAGGCTGGACGGATGATCCGCATACCAACAAGTTGTTGACTCAGATGGTCAAAAACTATAACAACCGCCGGAACGAAATCACGGGGCGCTTCAAACGCGAACGGTTTACACTGGAAGTGGGTGATGAACTACCGGCGGGTATCGTGAAACTGGCGAAAGTTTATGTTGCCAAAAAGCGGAAGCTGAAAGTGGGTGACAAGATGGCTGGTCGTCACGGAAACAAAGGGGTTGTTGCCCGGATTGTTCGCGATGAAGACATGCCCTTCTTGCAAGACGGAACGCCGGTCGATATCGTACTGAACCCGCTTGGTGTACCATCCCGGATGAACCTTGGTCAGATTTACGAAACCGTCTTAGGTTGGGCGGGTCTAAAACTGGGCCGTAAATATGCGACACCCATTTTCGACGGTGCAACCGAAGATCAGGTCGTTGCTGAACTGGATGCAGCCGGTCTGCCTTCGTTCGGACGGACCTACCTGTACGACGGTTTATCGGGTGAGCGGTTTGATCAGCCGGTTACTGTCGGTGTAATTTACATGCTGAAATTGGGTCACTTAGTTGACGATAAAATGCACGCTCGTTCGATTGGACCTTACTCCCTCATCACCCAGCAGCCGCTGGGTGGTAAGGCACAGTTCGGTGGTCAGCGGTTCGGAGAAATGGAAGTATGGGCGCTCGAAGCCTTTGGGGCTTCGCACATCCTCCAGGAAATTCTGACTGTCAAATCCGACGACGTAGTAGGCCGGGCTAAAGCCTACGAAGCCATTGTAAAAGGCGAGAACTTGCCGAAACCCAACATTCCGGAATCGTTCAACGTGTTGGTGCACGAATTGCGCGGTCTGGCCCTTGAGGTTACAATGGATTAA
- the rplL gene encoding 50S ribosomal protein L7/L12 — translation MADLKAFAEQLVNLTVKEVNELAAILKDEYGIEPAAAAPVMVAGGAAGGGDDAAAAPEKTSFDVILKSAGASKLAVVKLVKDLTGLGLKEAKELVDGAPKPVKEGVAKDEAEALRKQLEEAGAEVEVK, via the coding sequence ATGGCAGATTTGAAAGCGTTCGCAGAGCAGCTTGTCAACCTGACGGTAAAAGAAGTTAACGAACTGGCTGCTATTCTGAAAGACGAATACGGTATTGAGCCGGCTGCTGCCGCTCCGGTAATGGTAGCTGGTGGTGCAGCAGGTGGTGGCGACGATGCTGCTGCTGCTCCTGAAAAAACGTCATTCGACGTGATCCTAAAATCAGCTGGTGCCAGCAAACTGGCCGTTGTGAAGCTGGTGAAAGACTTGACCGGTCTGGGTCTGAAAGAAGCAAAAGAACTGGTTGACGGTGCACCGAAGCCAGTAAAAGAAGGCGTTGCCAAAGACGAAGCAGAAGCACTGCGGAAGCAATTGGAAGAGGCCGGAGCAGAAGTTGAAGTAAAATAA
- the rplK gene encoding 50S ribosomal protein L11, with protein sequence MAKEVAGYVKLQVKGGQANPSPPIGPALGSKGLNIMEFCKQFNGRTQDKMGTVLPVLITYYKDKSFDFVIKTPPAPILLMEAAKVKTASAQPNRNKVGSVSWDQVKQIAETKMPDLNAFTVEAAMKMIAGTARSMGITVSGKAPWDN encoded by the coding sequence ATGGCAAAAGAAGTAGCTGGCTACGTGAAATTGCAGGTGAAGGGTGGACAAGCCAATCCCTCTCCTCCGATTGGACCGGCGCTGGGTTCCAAGGGTCTAAATATCATGGAATTCTGCAAGCAGTTCAATGGACGGACACAGGATAAAATGGGCACGGTCCTTCCGGTACTGATCACGTACTACAAAGACAAATCATTCGATTTTGTCATCAAAACACCGCCTGCACCCATCCTGTTGATGGAGGCCGCTAAAGTGAAAACCGCATCGGCTCAGCCGAACCGGAACAAAGTCGGTTCAGTCAGTTGGGATCAAGTGAAGCAAATTGCTGAAACGAAAATGCCTGACCTGAACGCTTTCACCGTTGAAGCTGCAATGAAGATGATTGCCGGTACCGCCCGGAGTATGGGTATTACGGTATCGGGGAAAGCTCCCTGGGACAATTAA
- the rplJ gene encoding 50S ribosomal protein L10: MTREEKGAIIEELSEKFKSVPYFYITDASGMTVAEVNQLRRMCFDRGIEYLVVKNTLIRKALETLDTDYSSFDGTVLKGFSGVMFHAESGKVPAKLIKDYRKEAGNDKLKLKGASVDYSLFVGADQLDTLLTLKTKNELIADVIALLQSPAKNVISGLQGGGNKLAGILKTLSEREAA, translated from the coding sequence ATGACACGGGAAGAAAAAGGAGCAATCATTGAGGAACTGAGCGAAAAGTTCAAATCGGTTCCCTACTTCTACATCACCGATGCCAGTGGCATGACGGTTGCCGAAGTAAATCAGTTGCGCCGGATGTGTTTTGACCGTGGTATTGAATACCTGGTTGTGAAAAACACACTGATCCGGAAAGCACTCGAAACGTTGGATACGGATTACTCGTCCTTTGATGGCACGGTATTGAAAGGTTTCTCGGGCGTAATGTTTCACGCTGAATCTGGCAAAGTTCCAGCTAAGCTGATTAAAGATTATCGCAAAGAAGCCGGTAACGATAAGTTAAAGCTGAAAGGTGCTTCTGTAGACTATAGCCTCTTCGTTGGTGCTGACCAACTGGATACGCTGCTGACGCTGAAAACCAAGAACGAGCTTATCGCCGATGTTATCGCCCTGTTGCAATCGCCCGCCAAGAATGTTATTTCTGGTTTGCAAGGTGGTGGCAACAAACTGGCCGGTATCCTCAAAACACTGTCGGAACGCGAAGCGGCTTAA
- the rplA gene encoding 50S ribosomal protein L1, whose amino-acid sequence MGKLTKKQKEAQSKYDVAKEYSLAQAAEILKTISYTKFDASVDIDVRLGVDPRKADQMVRGVATLPHGTGKTVRVLVLCTPDKEAEAKEAGADYVGLDEYITKIEQGWTDIDVIITMPNVMAKVGKLGRVLGPRGLMPNPKSGTVTPEVGKAVREVKAGKIDFKVDKFGIIHTSIGKVSFGPDKLAENAQEIIATLLRLKPSSSKGTYVRTIHLSSTMSPSVVIDKTTVSGL is encoded by the coding sequence ATGGGAAAACTGACTAAAAAACAAAAAGAGGCTCAGAGCAAATATGACGTTGCGAAAGAGTACTCATTGGCGCAGGCAGCCGAGATTTTAAAGACAATCTCTTATACGAAGTTTGACGCTTCGGTTGACATCGATGTTCGTTTGGGCGTCGATCCTCGGAAAGCGGATCAAATGGTACGGGGTGTAGCCACCTTGCCACATGGTACGGGTAAAACCGTTCGGGTATTGGTGCTGTGCACGCCGGATAAAGAAGCCGAAGCAAAAGAAGCTGGTGCTGATTATGTAGGGCTGGATGAATACATTACCAAAATCGAACAAGGCTGGACGGATATCGATGTCATCATCACGATGCCGAACGTTATGGCCAAAGTCGGTAAGCTGGGACGGGTATTAGGACCACGTGGTTTGATGCCAAACCCGAAATCGGGTACGGTAACGCCGGAAGTAGGTAAAGCCGTTCGGGAAGTGAAAGCCGGTAAAATTGACTTCAAAGTCGATAAGTTCGGTATCATTCACACCAGCATTGGCAAAGTGTCATTCGGACCGGATAAGCTGGCTGAAAACGCGCAGGAGATCATCGCAACCCTGCTGCGGTTGAAGCCTTCGTCTTCGAAAGGTACGTATGTAAGAACGATTCATTTGTCAAGCACAATGAGTCCGAGTGTAGTAATTGACAAAACGACGGTATCAGGACTGTAA
- the nusG gene encoding transcription termination/antitermination protein NusG: MESGIKWYVVRAVSGQEKKVKSYLENEIARQGLGDFVPQILIPSEKVYEMRNGKKRVREKTFFPGYILISADLSNGEVMHVITSMPGVLGFLGNANGPTKIPVPLRQAEVNRILGKVEEVTQEVATPTVSFLKGESVKVVDGPFSGFIGTVEEVFDERKKLNVVVKIFGRNTPVELSYAQVEKEI, translated from the coding sequence ATGGAAAGCGGAATAAAATGGTATGTCGTCCGGGCCGTCTCTGGCCAGGAGAAGAAAGTCAAATCGTATCTGGAGAATGAGATTGCCAGACAAGGTTTGGGTGACTTTGTTCCACAGATTCTAATTCCCTCTGAAAAAGTGTACGAAATGCGCAACGGAAAGAAACGGGTTCGTGAGAAAACCTTCTTTCCGGGCTATATTTTAATTTCTGCCGATCTCTCCAACGGTGAAGTAATGCACGTAATTACCAGTATGCCCGGCGTTTTGGGCTTTCTCGGTAATGCTAACGGACCGACCAAAATTCCGGTTCCGTTGCGTCAAGCGGAAGTAAACCGTATTCTGGGTAAAGTCGAAGAGGTAACGCAGGAAGTAGCAACTCCTACGGTCTCCTTCCTGAAGGGAGAGTCGGTTAAAGTGGTTGACGGGCCATTCAGTGGCTTTATCGGTACAGTCGAAGAAGTATTCGACGAACGTAAAAAGCTGAATGTGGTTGTCAAAATTTTCGGTAGAAATACCCCTGTAGAGCTGAGTTACGCACAAGTAGAAAAGGAAATATAA